Proteins encoded in a region of the Paenibacillus sp. E222 genome:
- a CDS encoding class I SAM-dependent methyltransferase, whose translation MQDIRRNNVERFKGFGTLYDQNRPAAPTEVVDILTNYLGSKPRMVADVGCGTGLSSWIWLNEAERVIGFEPSDDMRAVAESKWEAAGKPDHLRFVSGLSHELGLPDGSVDVVTCSQSFHWMEPQSTLLEFARVLRPGGIFAAYDCDWPPVVDWQLEQAYLQLNTEADHRAASLAPQENQAHKWNKDGHLQQIQQSGLFRYSREIVFHHWETFDADRYVNLALSQGGLQTAVKLGATDLLEVADEFRQLAARIFAGESRQVLFSYRMRLGIV comes from the coding sequence ATGCAAGACATTAGACGTAACAATGTGGAACGATTCAAGGGTTTCGGTACGTTATATGACCAGAACCGGCCTGCTGCGCCCACCGAGGTCGTAGATATTCTGACGAATTATTTGGGCAGCAAACCTCGCATGGTTGCGGATGTTGGCTGTGGTACCGGCTTATCATCATGGATTTGGCTAAATGAGGCAGAACGTGTTATTGGCTTCGAGCCAAGCGATGATATGAGAGCTGTCGCAGAGTCCAAATGGGAAGCGGCAGGCAAACCGGACCATCTTCGCTTTGTCTCCGGCCTGTCGCACGAACTGGGACTGCCTGATGGCAGTGTGGATGTTGTGACCTGCTCACAGTCGTTCCACTGGATGGAGCCCCAGTCCACACTGCTCGAATTTGCGCGTGTACTGCGTCCAGGCGGCATATTTGCTGCCTACGACTGTGACTGGCCACCCGTGGTCGATTGGCAGCTGGAACAAGCCTATCTGCAGTTGAATACGGAGGCAGATCATCGAGCTGCCAGTCTGGCTCCCCAGGAAAATCAGGCACATAAATGGAATAAAGACGGTCATTTGCAGCAGATTCAGCAGTCCGGCTTGTTCCGTTATTCGCGTGAAATTGTGTTTCACCACTGGGAAACATTCGATGCGGACCGATACGTCAATCTGGCACTGAGCCAAGGCGGCCTGCAAACGGCAGTGAAACTCGGTGCCACTGATCTGCTTGAGGTAGCTGACGAATTCAGACAGCTGGCTGCTCGCATTTTTGCCGGAGAATCGAGACAAGTTCTATTCTCATATCGGATGCGCCTGGGCATCGTCTGA
- a CDS encoding AraC family transcriptional regulator, which produces MELFNYKKSQDVLALSASFTDFTYKKHCHEEYAVGVTLRGIQQYHLDGHYQASHKNGVMLFNREQSHDGSSYDKAGIDYVMLYLKPDLVEEVLGKKELRFNSPIVYDPVLARSILMLNDAVQNGQDEAKCSELLFDLLQLLSQSEMDTKLWRPQDNLVRKAKEMMFCSIEDVLKLDDLCAEFNMSKFQFIREFKSHAGISPYQFFLNCKVERARQSIETHKDVYSAVAECGFVDLTHLNRHFKRVFGITAYEYMLQLN; this is translated from the coding sequence ATGGAATTGTTTAACTATAAGAAATCACAGGACGTCTTGGCTCTATCCGCCAGCTTTACGGATTTCACCTATAAAAAACATTGTCACGAGGAATATGCGGTTGGAGTAACGCTTCGCGGTATTCAGCAATACCATCTGGACGGACACTATCAGGCCTCCCACAAAAACGGCGTGATGTTATTCAACCGGGAACAGTCCCATGATGGAAGCTCCTATGACAAGGCTGGCATAGACTATGTCATGCTTTATCTGAAGCCCGATTTGGTCGAAGAGGTTCTTGGGAAGAAGGAATTGCGTTTTAATAGCCCGATTGTCTATGACCCTGTGCTTGCACGAAGCATCCTGATGCTGAATGATGCCGTTCAAAACGGACAGGATGAAGCCAAGTGCAGTGAACTGCTCTTTGACCTGTTGCAACTGCTGTCCCAGTCGGAAATGGACACCAAGCTATGGCGGCCTCAGGACAATCTGGTGCGAAAAGCGAAAGAAATGATGTTTTGCAGTATAGAAGATGTGCTGAAGCTGGACGACCTGTGTGCAGAATTCAACATGTCCAAGTTTCAATTTATCCGCGAGTTCAAGTCCCATGCCGGCATTTCACCTTACCAGTTTTTTCTGAATTGCAAGGTGGAGCGTGCCAGACAGTCCATTGAAACGCACAAGGATGTTTACTCCGCTGTAGCCGAATGTGGTTTTGTTGATCTGACTCATCTGAACAGACACTTTAAACGAGTATTCGGGATCACGGCTTATGAATATATGCTGCAGTTAAACTAA
- a CDS encoding YafY family protein, giving the protein MENNRLFRMLLLLLEKKKATAPELARLFEISVRTVYRDIDRLSAAGIPVYTTTGKHGGIHLMDNFVMDKSLLSEDDQNEILLGLYSVSAIPHLNTAHMLKRLTALFDHKLDWIEFDFSPWGSIPQQERELFNQVKQAIFTNQWITFHYVNSDGEKSVPTVEPLKLLFKNSTWYFKGYIHDEPDRNEFQTFKMKRITQLKFLPKVSRNNINIGSPENEPHVTINQIALELSFSNSIAYRVYDFFEPSRIEKEPDGRLRVALELNEGEWLYSFLMSFGSDLTVIKPPHIGQELLRRHIKAVEHLQQGVNNRLKNE; this is encoded by the coding sequence ATGGAAAATAACCGATTATTCAGAATGCTATTGCTGTTATTGGAGAAAAAGAAAGCTACCGCCCCCGAGCTTGCGCGTTTGTTCGAGATATCCGTACGCACCGTGTATCGTGATATCGACAGACTGAGTGCGGCAGGTATTCCTGTGTACACGACAACCGGAAAGCATGGCGGAATCCATCTCATGGACAACTTTGTCATGGACAAATCCCTGTTGTCCGAAGATGATCAGAATGAAATTTTGCTTGGATTATATAGCGTCAGCGCCATCCCTCACCTTAACACTGCCCATATGCTCAAACGTTTAACCGCTCTGTTTGATCATAAGCTGGATTGGATCGAGTTCGACTTTTCACCATGGGGCAGCATTCCACAGCAGGAGAGGGAACTGTTCAACCAGGTCAAACAAGCGATCTTCACCAATCAATGGATTACGTTTCACTATGTCAATTCGGATGGAGAGAAGAGTGTGCCGACGGTTGAGCCGCTCAAACTTTTGTTTAAGAACAGTACCTGGTATTTCAAAGGATACATTCACGACGAGCCCGACCGAAACGAATTTCAGACGTTCAAAATGAAACGAATTACCCAGTTGAAATTTCTACCCAAGGTTTCCAGGAACAACATAAACATCGGATCACCGGAAAATGAGCCTCACGTCACAATCAACCAAATCGCTCTGGAACTGTCGTTCTCCAACTCTATTGCGTATAGGGTGTATGATTTTTTTGAACCTTCCCGCATCGAAAAAGAGCCCGATGGCAGGCTGCGCGTTGCCCTAGAACTGAATGAGGGAGAATGGCTGTACTCCTTCCTGATGTCGTTTGGATCTGACCTGACCGTAATCAAACCTCCACACATCGGACAGGAACTGCTCAGACGACATATCAAAGCGGTAGAGCATTTGCAACAGGGCGTTAACAATAGGTTGAAGAATGAATGA
- a CDS encoding response regulator transcription factor, with amino-acid sequence MRNILLIEDEKNLARFIELELQHEAYTVSVAYDGRSGLELALEQEWDLILLDLMLPGLNGVEVCRRIRNIKQTPIIMITARDGVMDRVMGLDSGADDYIPKPFAIEELLARMRSLFRRSNSGSEHSVLIHHGLQLDLEARMFKKDGEAVELTRREFDLLVILMQNIGRVMTREMLLDLVWGYDADVETNVVDVYISYLRSKIDGVGSNSFVQTIRGLGYGIQK; translated from the coding sequence ATGAGAAATATATTGCTGATTGAAGATGAGAAAAATCTGGCTCGTTTTATAGAACTGGAATTGCAACATGAAGCCTACACGGTCAGTGTAGCCTACGATGGAAGAAGCGGACTTGAACTGGCACTGGAACAGGAGTGGGATCTGATCCTGCTCGATCTGATGCTGCCCGGCCTTAACGGCGTAGAGGTGTGCAGAAGAATACGCAATATCAAACAAACACCCATTATTATGATTACGGCTCGGGATGGTGTCATGGATCGGGTCATGGGACTCGACAGCGGAGCCGATGATTATATTCCTAAGCCCTTTGCCATTGAAGAGCTTCTGGCACGGATGAGGTCCTTGTTTCGCCGTTCCAACAGCGGCAGCGAGCATTCCGTACTGATTCATCATGGATTGCAGCTGGACCTGGAGGCGCGCATGTTCAAGAAAGACGGAGAGGCTGTTGAATTAACCCGGCGTGAATTCGACCTGCTCGTCATCCTCATGCAAAATATAGGCCGAGTCATGACCCGGGAGATGCTTCTGGATCTGGTGTGGGGATACGATGCTGACGTGGAGACCAATGTGGTAGATGTCTATATCAGTTATTTGCGCAGTAAAATCGATGGTGTGGGCTCCAACAGCTTTGTGCAAACGATACGAGGCTTGGGTTATGGAATTCAGAAATGA
- a CDS encoding substrate-binding domain-containing protein, whose amino-acid sequence MKKMLLVYILLISAFVLYVLRFEYSSQVNGSWEDRGLRGDIGETYIMITFQSGLEYWKSPLKGFEDAGDALGVTVEYRGATRYDAKEQTTVIEQAIARKPAGIAISAIDPQSLIPAINKALDADIPVVLFDADAPGSRAYSFLGTDNYRAGVTAADKMAELMAREGEVAVLTLPGQQNHEERTKGFRDTIEQRYPSMKVVEVADGHGDTIVSRDETLRMMKAHPKLAGIFVTEATGGAGAGEAVQNSSEGRSLKIISFDTNKATLDMIKSGTISATIAQGTWNMGYWSLQYLFHLHHQLTVPAPSSSGENAPLPVTVDTGISVVTSVNVDDYYAK is encoded by the coding sequence ATGAAAAAAATGCTGCTGGTTTATATTTTGCTAATCTCGGCGTTTGTATTGTATGTACTTCGGTTCGAATATTCCAGTCAGGTGAATGGCTCCTGGGAAGACCGGGGGCTACGCGGGGATATCGGCGAAACGTACATCATGATTACATTCCAGTCCGGCCTGGAATATTGGAAGAGTCCCTTGAAAGGTTTCGAGGATGCCGGGGATGCGCTTGGCGTAACCGTAGAATACCGTGGAGCGACCCGGTATGATGCGAAGGAGCAGACAACGGTGATTGAGCAGGCTATTGCACGCAAGCCCGCGGGAATCGCCATATCTGCCATCGACCCGCAATCGCTGATCCCGGCCATTAATAAAGCACTGGACGCGGATATACCGGTGGTGCTGTTTGATGCCGATGCACCGGGAAGCCGGGCGTATTCTTTTCTCGGGACGGACAATTACAGGGCGGGTGTGACGGCTGCTGATAAAATGGCCGAGCTGATGGCCCGTGAAGGTGAAGTCGCCGTGCTGACCCTGCCGGGGCAGCAGAATCATGAGGAACGGACCAAGGGGTTCCGCGATACGATTGAGCAGCGGTATCCCTCAATGAAGGTGGTTGAAGTCGCGGATGGACACGGAGATACGATCGTATCGAGAGACGAGACGCTTAGAATGATGAAGGCTCATCCGAAGCTGGCAGGGATTTTTGTGACCGAGGCGACCGGAGGGGCAGGTGCAGGTGAAGCTGTCCAAAATTCAAGTGAAGGCCGTTCGCTCAAAATTATATCCTTTGATACCAACAAGGCTACACTGGATATGATTAAGAGCGGCACGATTTCGGCTACAATTGCGCAGGGAACCTGGAACATGGGATACTGGTCGCTTCAATATTTGTTCCATCTGCATCATCAGCTAACCGTACCTGCGCCATCCTCCTCCGGTGAGAATGCACCGCTGCCAGTGACGGTGGACACCGGAATTTCCGTGGTGACAAGCGTGAATGTGGATGATTATTATGCCAAATAA
- a CDS encoding phosphatase PAP2 family protein: MKQNWKKNISIPLLTAALSLAIFAIIALSISDNQIHRFDDTLITWIQGMESPSMTRWMELFTWIGSGLPVVAITLISMIVLYVFLGHRRELLFFGCVIAGSAILNTLLKLVFQRARPTIHRIIEATGYSFPSGHSMAAFSLYGGLAFLIWKHVPTTVGRIAIIVVSAAFILTIGMSRIYLGVHYPSDVVGGYFLSGCWLATCIWFYQRYLERISLLQSKPLT; encoded by the coding sequence TTGAAGCAAAATTGGAAAAAAAATATTTCCATTCCGCTGCTCACCGCAGCGCTAAGCCTTGCTATATTTGCAATCATCGCTCTGTCCATCAGTGATAATCAGATTCACCGATTTGACGACACCCTAATAACCTGGATTCAGGGCATGGAATCCCCTAGCATGACCCGGTGGATGGAGCTGTTCACCTGGATTGGCAGCGGCTTGCCCGTCGTCGCTATTACCCTTATTTCGATGATCGTTTTGTATGTCTTTTTAGGACACCGACGGGAGCTTCTTTTTTTTGGCTGTGTCATCGCAGGCTCTGCAATACTAAACACCCTGCTGAAGCTCGTGTTTCAGCGTGCGCGCCCCACCATACACCGGATCATTGAAGCGACCGGGTACAGCTTCCCCAGCGGACACTCCATGGCAGCGTTCAGCCTGTACGGCGGACTGGCCTTCCTGATCTGGAAGCATGTACCTACAACAGTCGGACGAATAGCGATAATAGTTGTAAGCGCAGCCTTCATCCTTACCATTGGCATGAGCCGCATCTATCTGGGCGTGCATTATCCCAGTGATGTAGTTGGAGGTTACTTTTTGAGCGGATGCTGGCTGGCAACATGCATATGGTTCTACCAACGCTATCTGGAGCGAATCTCCCTTCTACAGTCTAAACCTCTGACTTGA
- a CDS encoding undecaprenyl-diphosphatase, with protein MSFIRLDYQLFHWINQQAMHLSYLDGIMIFFAKYALFMYPAGMFVYWISKSQKKRMIVLQAILAACAGTAISFVIGHLLHRDRPFVTHSVIQLISHSADASFPSDHATVAFACAAAFWLGRVRYRWGWVLIATFIMIGRVWSGVHYPSDVAAGALIGMASAWGIGRIFIRMKLPALFIPHQARTLHSEDSK; from the coding sequence ATGTCTTTTATACGATTGGATTACCAGCTTTTTCATTGGATTAATCAACAGGCGATGCACCTCTCGTATTTGGATGGCATCATGATATTTTTTGCGAAATATGCCCTTTTTATGTATCCTGCGGGAATGTTTGTGTATTGGATATCGAAGAGTCAAAAAAAACGCATGATTGTGCTGCAAGCCATATTGGCAGCATGTGCGGGGACTGCTATCAGCTTTGTTATAGGTCACTTGCTGCACAGAGACCGGCCCTTTGTGACCCATTCGGTGATTCAATTAATCAGCCATAGCGCTGATGCATCCTTTCCAAGTGACCATGCGACGGTTGCCTTTGCATGTGCCGCTGCATTTTGGCTGGGTCGCGTCAGGTATCGGTGGGGTTGGGTTCTCATCGCCACCTTCATTATGATTGGCCGTGTATGGTCTGGCGTACACTATCCCTCCGATGTAGCTGCCGGGGCTCTCATTGGTATGGCAAGCGCCTGGGGAATCGGGCGTATTTTCATCCGTATGAAACTTCCAGCCCTGTTCATCCCTCATCAGGCCAGAACACTTCATTCTGAAGACAGCAAGTGA
- a CDS encoding HAMP domain-containing histidine kinase, translating into MMRWIRTFLPRSHWSIRWKLTIWISLLLITLFIVYNIVQYFVINKWLIDQEQKSMEKSMNEMEIYLLEKDVSAAEIADYRSFMTKFNQENQMIRILDQEGTVLLKVTDRLPEQWVEPQAVQKRVLINAWHYEDHLLIMRSPLITTNFSGTIEMVTNLENTDKLSDMLLLVMFGGGIAAVGLSILGASVLSRQFVKPITTMNATMIQIQQKGLHKRVDVPDQHDELTNLARMFNRLMDELELSFQQQKQFVEDASHELRTPVAIIEGHINLLKRWGKHDPDILNESLDVSAQELTRLKTIVNELLLLSQAESGHIAMEAAVDLRQTVQHALANVVQLHPDAAFDIHMEFISGIEVKILPQHMEQILRILVDNAVKYSPVTKEIRVQGIRRDNDVCIQVTDKGMGIPAEDLPYVFDRFYRVDKARIREQGGTGLGLAIAERLVKRYNGLIFIDSRVDEGTTVTVLLPTSAF; encoded by the coding sequence ATGATGCGCTGGATTCGAACATTCCTTCCCCGCTCCCATTGGTCTATCCGCTGGAAATTGACGATCTGGATTTCACTGCTGCTGATCACGCTGTTTATTGTGTATAACATCGTTCAATACTTTGTAATTAATAAATGGCTCATTGATCAGGAACAGAAAAGTATGGAAAAAAGCATGAATGAGATGGAAATCTACCTGCTAGAAAAAGATGTGTCAGCAGCAGAAATTGCAGATTACCGTTCTTTTATGACAAAGTTCAATCAAGAGAATCAGATGATCCGCATTCTGGATCAGGAAGGAACGGTGCTTCTTAAAGTAACCGATCGTCTTCCTGAACAGTGGGTGGAGCCGCAAGCAGTGCAAAAACGCGTTCTGATTAATGCCTGGCATTACGAAGATCATCTGCTCATTATGAGATCACCACTCATCACCACGAATTTTAGCGGAACGATTGAGATGGTAACCAATCTGGAAAATACCGATAAACTAAGCGATATGCTGCTGCTGGTCATGTTTGGCGGGGGAATTGCTGCTGTCGGTTTAAGCATTCTGGGCGCAAGTGTCCTTTCACGACAGTTCGTGAAGCCTATTACGACCATGAATGCAACGATGATCCAGATTCAGCAGAAGGGACTTCATAAACGCGTGGATGTGCCGGATCAGCATGATGAGTTGACCAACCTCGCTCGAATGTTTAACCGCCTAATGGATGAGCTGGAGCTTTCGTTTCAGCAACAAAAGCAGTTTGTGGAAGATGCCTCGCACGAGTTGCGTACACCAGTGGCCATCATTGAAGGACATATTAACCTGTTGAAACGTTGGGGCAAGCATGACCCGGATATTTTGAATGAATCCCTGGATGTTTCGGCTCAGGAGCTTACCCGGTTAAAAACGATAGTGAATGAACTGTTATTACTTAGTCAGGCCGAGTCTGGACACATTGCAATGGAAGCTGCTGTCGATCTTCGCCAGACGGTACAGCATGCGCTTGCCAATGTTGTGCAGCTGCACCCGGATGCTGCCTTTGACATTCATATGGAATTCATATCCGGTATTGAAGTGAAGATACTTCCTCAGCACATGGAGCAGATTCTAAGGATTTTGGTTGATAATGCCGTTAAATATTCACCGGTTACCAAAGAGATTCGGGTTCAAGGAATACGACGTGACAACGATGTATGTATTCAGGTTACTGATAAAGGCATGGGCATTCCGGCAGAGGATTTGCCGTATGTTTTTGACCGCTTCTACCGTGTTGATAAGGCACGTATTCGCGAACAAGGGGGGACCGGCTTGGGACTCGCCATTGCAGAACGCCTCGTTAAACGATACAACGGGCTAATATTCATCGATAGCCGTGTGGATGAAGGAACGACCGTAACTGTCCTGCTTCCCACATCTGCATTCTGA
- a CDS encoding glycoside hydrolase family 1 protein: MKEELMMAMKEGFFWGGATAANQFEGGWDKGGKGPSTSDMMTGGTHTTPRRITPVLEEGTYYPSHEAVDFYGHYKEDIALMAEMGFKMFRMSINWSRIYPNGYDLEPNEEGLQFYDNVFAELKKYNIEPLVTISHYETPFGLTQKYNGWASREVIDCYIRYCTTLFTRYKDQVKYWLTFNEINCLTMPMGAYMAAGILFEGKETLIDGVDDPQTRFQALHHQFVASAKAVKLGHEINPDFQIGCMVAFMTTYPNTCNPDDILLAQKKDQLSNMICGDVQLRGAYPGFAKRFFAEEGIQIEMQPEDAQTLREGCVDFYSFSYYMSLVESADESLDRAEGNLLGGIKNPYLEASDWGWQIDPKGLRYTLNHLYDRYQIPLMVVENGLGAVDVVEEDGSIQDDYRIDYLRGHIEQMKEAVADGVDLIAYTMWGCIDLVSASTGEMKKRYGFIHVNKDNDGNGDLSRTPKKSFHWYKKVIESNGEDL; this comes from the coding sequence ATGAAGGAGGAATTAATGATGGCGATGAAAGAAGGATTTTTCTGGGGTGGCGCAACGGCTGCCAATCAGTTTGAAGGTGGATGGGACAAGGGAGGGAAAGGCCCAAGTACTTCCGATATGATGACAGGTGGAACGCACACGACACCGCGGCGGATTACGCCTGTACTGGAAGAGGGCACGTATTATCCGAGCCATGAAGCGGTTGATTTTTATGGTCATTACAAAGAGGATATTGCCCTGATGGCCGAAATGGGCTTCAAAATGTTCCGCATGTCCATCAACTGGTCCCGAATCTACCCGAACGGGTATGATCTGGAGCCAAACGAAGAGGGATTGCAGTTCTATGACAACGTCTTTGCCGAGTTGAAAAAGTACAACATTGAACCGCTCGTGACCATTTCTCACTACGAGACGCCATTTGGTCTGACCCAGAAATATAACGGCTGGGCTTCCCGCGAAGTGATTGATTGTTATATCCGATATTGTACAACCCTCTTTACCCGATACAAAGATCAGGTGAAATACTGGCTGACCTTCAATGAGATTAACTGTTTGACGATGCCAATGGGGGCTTATATGGCTGCAGGTATCCTGTTTGAAGGTAAAGAGACACTGATCGATGGCGTTGATGATCCACAGACCCGCTTCCAGGCGCTGCATCACCAATTTGTTGCAAGCGCAAAAGCGGTGAAGCTGGGACATGAAATCAATCCTGATTTCCAAATCGGCTGTATGGTCGCATTCATGACAACATATCCGAATACATGCAACCCGGACGATATTCTGCTCGCGCAGAAGAAGGACCAGCTGTCCAACATGATCTGTGGAGACGTACAGTTACGTGGAGCATACCCTGGATTCGCCAAACGTTTCTTCGCCGAAGAAGGCATCCAGATCGAGATGCAGCCGGAAGATGCACAGACTTTGCGTGAAGGCTGCGTAGACTTCTATTCCTTCAGCTATTACATGTCCTTGGTCGAGAGTGCGGATGAGTCGTTGGATAGAGCAGAGGGAAATCTGCTGGGCGGCATCAAAAATCCGTATCTGGAAGCTTCCGACTGGGGCTGGCAGATCGATCCGAAAGGATTGCGTTACACCCTGAACCACCTGTATGATCGTTACCAGATTCCATTGATGGTTGTGGAGAACGGATTGGGTGCAGTGGATGTTGTGGAGGAAGATGGCTCCATTCAGGATGACTATCGGATTGATTATTTGAGAGGTCACATTGAACAAATGAAAGAAGCCGTCGCCGACGGTGTAGATCTTATCGCTTACACGATGTGGGGATGTATCGACTTGGTCAGCGCATCCACGGGCGAGATGAAGAAACGTTATGGCTTCATTCATGTGAACAAGGACAATGATGGCAATGGTGATCTGAGCAGAACACCGAAGAAGAGCTTCCACTGGTACAAAAAAGTCATTGAATCCAATGGTGAAGATCTCTAA
- a CDS encoding LysE family translocator: MNLTSFFIYCIVVTFTPGPSNIVILTSVGQVGPRKTMEYVWGATVAFGVLLAASALLNHLLAEILPGILQVMQIVGSVYMIYLAYQVYKMGSTETASKQVTGFLNGLIMQFVNPKVVLFTFTVIPSYVLPYYDSTMSTFLFVIIITIIGFFAYSSWVVFGSVFRTLLNRHQKAVSILMALFLIYSAIMVSGII; the protein is encoded by the coding sequence ATGAATCTTACATCTTTTTTCATCTATTGTATTGTCGTTACGTTTACACCTGGCCCCAGCAATATTGTGATTCTCACTTCCGTCGGGCAGGTGGGTCCCCGGAAAACGATGGAGTATGTGTGGGGAGCCACCGTTGCATTTGGCGTGTTACTTGCTGCTTCTGCTCTTCTCAATCACCTTCTCGCTGAGATATTGCCTGGCATTCTCCAAGTGATGCAGATCGTGGGTAGTGTTTATATGATATATCTGGCTTATCAAGTCTATAAAATGGGTTCCACCGAGACGGCATCGAAGCAAGTTACGGGGTTTCTGAACGGTTTAATCATGCAGTTTGTGAATCCAAAAGTAGTTCTGTTCACGTTCACAGTTATTCCCAGCTATGTGCTGCCGTACTACGACAGCACCATGTCCACGTTTTTGTTCGTAATCATCATTACCATCATCGGCTTCTTCGCCTATTCCAGTTGGGTCGTATTTGGCTCCGTCTTCAGAACGTTACTCAATCGTCATCAAAAAGCAGTGAGTATCCTTATGGCTCTTTTTTTGATATACTCAGCCATTATGGTCTCGGGAATCATCTAA